In Setaria italica strain Yugu1 chromosome I, Setaria_italica_v2.0, whole genome shotgun sequence, the genomic window cgtcttctccgacgccatcgcccagttttgtctctggcaagcaacagagtgggttcccgcgccccttttccccaatagcagcggaaaccctctgcaccctttctgcagaacctcgtctcccgcgcccatcatcacgccaccagatcccggccccagagcccgatgtcgcccgtcttttccgtccctttcagccacagttgcgccgcccggtcgtcgctacacgacgattcctccaccgccaaccccgaccgcggccgcgacagttcttTTCCCCGCTCtatcagacgccgcccgacaatctgttgttccgcgctctcccccgcacccgcgcccgcctgtcttctcacctgtgcgccctcgattctagcaccgtttaaccggtcgcttccatcgcctcttccgcacgacgatgcccgctctccgccaaatctcaaccaccagtctacccgcccctacgccgccctaacggcagaacgcaatgatcgctggtgtcacccccggagttctgcagcaccgccctgtttgctcaatcgccgccatggcagagcactccattgcttctccccggccttcgcgccgctccccttctctctctccgcgccgtttccgttcctctgctccagcagctataaaaggaatgcccccgtcgccggagttccctccgcctctgttGCCTTCAGTTTCCTCCTACttcctgctcaagctcctagcgccacccaccccgttcttgaggagttcttctcccggttccctctcagttcctccaagtcacccagcagcttgctcccccgtgctgcgtaagagctctcttgtgttccgcaagaagcagcgccgccgccagagcattgccagtcttagcccttgctcgaagctttagtccctccgccaagtctgcctcttcccgaccccaagctttcctttcaggaagaaggtgagttgccgacccccagtccgcctcgcccgacccctcctatccacccgaccccagttccgtctcgcccgaccctgtctgctctgccgacccttgtccgcctcgcccaagggcttggctgtgatctttttcttcaactcgagggtgtatgtgtaaaacttgggaaccgttcaacgcttgcgtctaaggacccctggtttctcacatcctctagttcagggatcagaccactagttccttcctacccttaccttatgatcatcatcagctcttgAACTGCtatcacctcctgctccttgtcgcgagtttctgggctcaggcgagccagtgttgctgttgaactaaccgtctaagctaacccttgcattgcattcgtgtagagctgcacctcgccgacggtttctacgagcttcacccggcgcccgaagaagaagctgtagccgagctcctgccctccgaagccgaagtcgcccccgaagccgagcagtttccgtcctccttgcttgaaggcaagccccggttgcatcaaagtcctacgtgttttaccagacttgcgcatgacttctgtaacatgcttgtgcatttacgtataggagttgtgtgaaaccctagatgcatgactcagtgacccatgatctgagcactagctgttggaccgagtagctgcattgcttaactaggaaaacggtaaaagtcgaccgattccctgtcactcgcgagttataggagttgcatgtttactctcctgttataactataaggacgatggacggggcagggttttgggtaactctttggtggtcggatggtcgccccgtctgtctatgaaatcttgctaaggcccgacagtggtggtgttcgtgatcaagtgtttgaaagtactagcctcatacttagtatgggatgaggaagcctagtaccggattgaacctagacgtgagcggtcgccccattgttcttggaacggagtttcccctgctggttgtcgcacgtggtggcaatgtgtggtcacaggacggcagaggccgagtctgtggaaccttgcaccaaaggaaatgggcccgacacgggttaggggattgatggggaaggccgacacaggaagcgacctccgggtgcgccgatgtcgtgaggctaggttcaccatgcatggttaaagaactcgaatcgattcgtctacctctcacagtttgagattgcttgatcgctatgtcaccctgagtaaatgaggaatctgatgatggcaatgttgtttgtTATATTTTCacctcttgtttggctctatgattgcttagaataggttgcacaacctagactggtaagtgaaCCTaaaaccggagctaaaacttgaattagggttacttagtgcttttggcaaacaaacccctcagccaagaagccttgcatgtctagaaggaggactagcccttactcctatcggttaagtcttgttgagcttagtagctcagccttgttgtggcttctgttttcaggtgaagttgcagcgcccgacccctctcgggttggtgcttggccgccccagcttccgcccggctggacggtcgagtgggacccctcctcggacggcgaggagaggactcagtgatgttctggctggcctcgcctggacatccgaccccgacgaagtcttccgctagtgttttctctgttgttcttttgtttcataaaactctgatgttggactttatggttgaactaaaataggtaaaacttggttaactcagtggacttgttgtattctctgtaaccactcaccttcgtgtgggtttgctaaactcgatcctattaagtggttaaatcggatgaaatccgacggcaccccgtgttagctcTGTTTaagcaggagtgtcgcatgttaggcgacttaaccttgcttaatcaagctaatccgaggtggttccgccacacccacTCCATGGCGTCATCCAGCGTGAAGAGGGGTCACTGCGGGTCATCGCGAGACGTCCACCGCAAGATAGACCCATGTCACACCTTAGGAACGGGATTGGGCAAGACAAGGGTGGAGGCCGCTCTGGCCGCCCCCGACACCGCCGTCCctgacgccgccgtcgaggtAGGCACCGCCACCCCGGAAGGTGTCGGCCTCACCGACGGCCCCAGCGCATGCGTTTCCGCCCCCATCAAGGttgccgcggccaccgccgacGCCAACGCGCGTCCCGACCCGTCCGTCGGCGCCACCGCCCCCGTCGCAGATGCCGGAGCAAGTGTTCCCATGGCCACCACGCCCTTCATCGCGGCAACCAAGGTAGGTGTCCCCACCCCCATCGTGGCTTCTGGAGCAGGCACCTCTGCCTCcaccgctgctgccgcctcTGCCGCGGCTCCTGGGGCAGAtgtccccgcctccgtcgccgccgctgccttcgTTGCAGCCGCTGTGGGGGGtgtccccgcctcctccgccgcagccGTCCCCGTTGTGGCTACGGGGGCAGACTCTCCCTCCTCCGTTGCCACCGCCATCCCCGTCATGGCCGCTGGGGCAACCGCCCCCATCTCCGCCACTGCCGTCGGAGCCGcatgctcctcctccgcctcgtcgtcgttGAGGTAAATCACCACCCCGGCCGGAGGGCCCCAAGGGTCAATGCTCTGCACCGCGGGGTCGACCGACGAGGTAGAGGGCGGAACGGGGGTCGGACCCTGCCCCATGCCCGACAGCGGCTCCACCCCTccaactgttgggatacgaggtaggctacactagtgcaaatcaaaatttctaccgcgtataaccaggaagaactgccgtataaggatcacgggattaccactcgacgcactactggtgcggaagatgtagatatgcgtcgatgcagtgaagacgatcacgtagtcgtacgtagtcgatcacgtccagcagctcctcagcagctcatccacgtgcacagcaagatcgcctccggtaccgcggctcgtcgtcggctcgtcgtggctcgtcggcggctcgtccaagtgctgcaggcgcaacacctccaaggtatccacacgtgcagggaggaagcgtcgcaagccggactgctagatccgcgagttgcaacaggcgagggcgtgggaggcgcagcaggtgtgttttgccaaaaagtgtaaaccctagggcgcccccacccctctatttatagaggttcctgatgggcctctggatccgaggcacattaatacttctaaacctaatccaactcggatcaaatccgaattgggcttccagccccttaagtgtgcgaccctttgggttcggatacgtatagacatggcccgagtactcctactcggcccaatagtcggtagcggcctctagcaagacgtgccaactcctatacgcacacgaagatcatatcagacgaaccatcacaacataatatacatgctattccctttgcctcacgatatttggtctagcttcaagccgaccgctctttctcgatcctgtgattcggaatccctttgtaggttaactcttaaccgtacgtagcatggccatgcattttcggatccgatcactcgaggggcccagagatatcactctcaatcagagaggggcaaatcccttcttgattgaccatgtctcatagcatgcttcttgacaaacccgaaagctacctttataactaccctgttacggcgtagcgtttgatagcccctaagtaggtcgatccacatctagaatacatgcgacaatctcaggtctaaggacaaagcgtatatgttgtttaaagagagaactacttctcgtgttgggtcagtcctaacacatgtctccacatgtgtccacattattagttcaacatcttcatgtccatgacttgtgaaacatagtcatcaactaatacatgtgctagtctaatattcatgtgtgtcctcatatgaactccgactagggacaactttagaataaccatacaaataaagagtttcacatacaattcacataattgcaaatcaattcaagtagcctttaatggatattcaatgaacacaatatacaaatcatggatacaaatggaatatcatcatctctatgattgcctctagggcatacctccaacagtctcccacttgcactagagtcaatctagaaggtacctaatacccatagctcttacatgcgcatcatgcttagcctacgggagtggttttgtcaatggatcaaaaatgttcagatccatgtgtattttgcatatcttgatctcaccccggttaacgaagtctcgaatgagatgaaatcgccgcattacgtgtttgttcttctggtggttccttggctcctttgcttgcgcaattgccccattattatcacagtagagattcaatgggctggacgcattcgggaacacaccaagctcaatgaggaaattccttatccaaacaccttccttcgcggcttccgaagccgcgatgtactcggcttctgtcgtagaatcggccaccgtctcctgcttggaactcttccaactaacagcaccaccatttagcgtgaacacaaatcctgattgtgactttgaatcatctctgtcggtttggaaactagcatcggtgtaacctgttacaacgagctcctcgtgacctccatagacgaggaacatatctttagtccttctcaagtacttaagaatgtttttcaccgctgtccagtgactctcacctggatcagattggtgtctgcttgtcatacttagcgcatatgaaacatctgggcgagtacttatcattgcatacatgatagatccaatagccgaggcatatggcactctactcatgcgatcccgctcatcagcagtcgaaggacactgagtcttgctgagatgtatgccatgtgacatgggcaagaaccctttctttgcctcttccatgctgaaccgcttcaacactttgtcaatgtaagtatcttggcttaaacctataagccttctcgatctatctctatagatcttaatacccagaatatatgctgcttcccctaagtccttcatcgaaaaactatttttcagtgaagtctttacggactcaagcataggaatgttatttccaatcagtaatatgtcatccacatataagattagaaatactacagagctcccactaaccttcttgtaaacacaagactcttcttcgttcttggtgaagtcaaaccctttgaccacttcatcaaaacgaatgttccaactcctagatgcttgcttcaatccataaatggatctctgaagcttgcatacctttccagcattttcggatcgacaaaaccctcaggttgtatcatatacacgtcctcagctaggtttccattcaggaaagctgtcttgacatccatctgccatatctcataatcgaaatatgcagctatagctagaataatccgaatggacttaagcatcactacgggtgagaaggtctcgtcgtagtcaactccttgaacttgtcgaaaaccttttgcgacaagtcgtgctttatagatgtgaacatttccatccatgtcctttttcttcttatagatccacttgcactctatggctttaacaccatcaggcgggtcaaccaagttccaaacttgattgtctcccatggactctatttcggattgcatggcactctgccatttttcggagtctgggtccatcattgcttctgcatatgtcgcaggctcatcattgtccaacaataatatttctcgcatttcgcggagccttgccgaccttcgtggttgtggcggtgcttcttttgccatgggtatctcaacttgttctgctaaattagcatcactcattgattcttgcccgatgggctcatcttgaacttcttcaagatgcactgtctttccactcttttctcctttgagaaactctttctctaggaaaaccccgttccgagcgacaaacactttgccttctgatcggttgtagaaataatatcccaaagtttcctttggatatcccacgaaaatgcacttatccgatttgggtgtgatcttgtccgactgaagtcgcttgacaaacacttcacatccccaaatctttagaaaagacaaactaggaacctttccagtccacatctcatatggtgtcttaactacggatttagatggtagcctattaagtgtgaaagctgctgtttctagagcgtatccccaaaatgacaacggtaggtccgactggctcatcattgatcgaaccatgtctaacaaagttcgattacgtcgctcggacacaccgtttctctgaggtgttccaggcggcgtaagttgtggaacaattccgcaactctttagatgattgctaaattcgtggctcaaatactcgcctccacgatcagatcgtaaggccttaattttcttgccacgctgattttcaacttcattctgaaattccttgaacttttcaaaggtctcagacttgtgcctcatcaagtagacatagccatatctactaaaatcatcagtgaaagttatgaagtattggaatcctcctctagccgtcgtgctcattggtccgcatacatcactatgtacgagttccaacaagtctactgctctctcaggaaatcctgtgaaaggcgtcttggtcatcttgcctagcaagcaagcctcacatgtctcgtatgattcaaaatcaaacgaagttagaagtccatcagaatggagcttcttcatacgcttatcacttatatgacccaaacgacaatgccacaagtaggtaggactcaaatcattaggccgaggccttttagcacttacattacagacaggtgaaccatcatgatttaaaacaaataatccattcacaatgggtgcaaaagccataaacatattattcttagagatcacacaaccattgttttcactcgcaaatgaataaccatccttcatcaagcatgaaggagacaaaatgtttcgacttaaactaggaacaaaataacaattattcaactccataataaatcctgacgggaggtggagttgcatcgtcccgacggtcaaagcagcaactcttgcattattgcccacgcggaaatcaacttctcctctttccacgcttctacttcttatcattccctgcatcgaattgcaaatatgagcaaccgatctggtatcaaatacccaagaattaataactgtatcagcgagaaatatgctgtctataacattaacaacaagcgtacctgaggtaaaagtactcttacttccgccgttcttcaaggaagctaggtactgcttgcagtttctcttccagtgaccaagttcatgacagtaaaagcactctttatctggagcaggtccagctttatccttgggcggtgggtttggcttggacgttccagccttacccttcttcttccaagaattgcccttcttcttaaagctgggcttgttctgtatcgccatcacatggctggtactagcgcttttcttgatgtcagcctctgctgtcttgagcataccacacagttcattcaaacccttctccgtcccatgcatatggtagttcgagatgaagttcccatagctaggcggaagagatgaaagaatgaaatcagtggccaactcttggcccagtgggaagcctagcttctccaaccgttgagtgtaaccaaccatcttgattacgtgtggtcctactgctgcgccttctgctagcttgctctcaacaaaggccttagacacattgaacctttcagtcctggcctgtgtttggaacatgtctctaagcgccacgatcatatcgtgtgcctcatggtttgtttcgaactgcatctgcagctcgggttccatgcaagcaagcataaggcagcttacttcgaggttagcatcacatgctttcttgtaagcagtcttagcagcagcgggtgcatcatcagcaggttcttctggtagtgggttgtctagaacatcttcctttttctcagccctgagaacaattctcaggttacggatccaatccgagtagtttgttccattcaacttgtccttctcaaggaccgaacgcaaagcaaacgatgtggtggtgttgctaggtgccatttaatctacaacaaaggtaatgcaaaatacactaagacaaacgtatccatgatagagcaaattacattaaactattttaacagaatctactcccactattttgatttgcgctagcgtagcctaccttgtatcccaacagcgGCCTcaagcaagacgtgccaactcctatacacacacgaagatcatattagacgaaccatcacaacataatatacatactattccctttgcctcacgatatttggtctagcttcaagccgaccgctctttctcgatcttgtgattcggaatccctatgtaggttaactcttaaccatacgtagcatggccatgcattttcggatccgatcactcgaggggcccaaagatatcactctcaatcagagaggggaaaatcccatcttgattgatcatgtctcatagcatgcttcttgacaaacccgaaagctacctttataactaccctgttacggcgtagcgtttgatagcccctaagtaggtcgatccacatcttgaatacgtgcgacaatctcaggtccaaggacaaagtgtatatgttgtttaaagagagaactacttcttgtgttgggtcagtcctagcacatgtctccacatgtgtccacattattagttcaacatctccatgtccatgacttgtgaaacatagtcatcaactaatacatatgctagtctaatattcatgtgtgtcctcacatgaactccgactagggacaactttagaataaccatactagtaaagagtttcacatacaattcacataattggaaatcaattcaagtagcctttaatggatattcaatgaacacaatatacaaatcatggatacaaatggaatatcatcatctctatgattgcctttagggcatacctccaacacatagGACTGCGAGGAGCTCTGCAACCCATCGGCCGCCGAACTtgttgagaccctggagtatcatgccgttggcccgcTCAACCTGTCCGTTCATGCAGGGATGCGCcatggccgaccagtccactcggatgtggtgatcATTGCAGAACTTGAGGAATTTCTTCCTTGTGAACTGTGTGttgttgtccgtgatgatggagttggggactgcgaaatgatggatgatgtcggtgaagaattgcatcgcttgctcggacttgatctgtGTGACCAGTCAAGCCTCGATCGACTTCGAGAACTTGTCGATAgcgacgagtaggtgggtgaagtccccgggcgccttcttgaaggggccgacgaggtccagaccccagaccgcgaagggccacatgatggggatggtctggagtgcctgGGTAGGCAGATGGGTTTGTCGCGcgaagaactggcacccttcgTAGGTGCGCACTACGCGGGTGGCGTCGGCTATCGccgttggccagtagaagccctgttGGAAGGCATTCTCGATGAGGGTTCTCGGTGCGGAGTGTGGCTGCAGGCTCTGGCGTCGATGTCCTGTATCAACGCTTTTCCTTGCTCGATCGGAATGCAGCAATgcaggatgccggtgtggctccacttgtagagctcctgctcgatgatgatgaaggatttggcaTGGCGAGCAATCCTTCGTGCCTTTGTCTTGTCCGTCAGGAGTAACTCTCGGAGGAGGtaatcgaggtacggggctctccagtcaggcgggGGGTCAGGCCCCTCTGGGTTCGTGTCGATTTCCATGACCTTGGGGTCAGAGGGATTGGCCTCTGAGTCCAGGATAGGTGGCgtgttgccgacctctcccgggTCGGCTCCCAGGTCCGGGATAGGTGGCGCATTGCCGGCCACTCCCGGCTCCTTGTAGCGAATCGAGGGTTGTACTAGTCGCTGATAAAGATACCGTCGGGGACTGGCTTTCGGCCGGACGCCACCTTCACTAGCTCATCAGCTGCCACGTTGAAGcgtcttgcgacgtggttgagttcCAGATTGTCGAACTTGTCTTTGAGCTTGCGGACTTTGTTGTAGTACGGCACCATCTTGGGATCGTGGCAGCTCcattccttcatgacttgctcgacgactatCTGAGAGTTGCCTCGGATGTCTAGCCGCCGGATGCCCAggtcgatggcgatgcgaagcccattgaggagAGCCTTGTACTCTGCGATGTTGTTAGATGCGGGAAAATGGAGgcagatcatgtacctcatgcgcatgCTGAGGggagagacgaagaccagaCCCGCTCCGGCGTGAGCTTTCATCAGCGACCCGTtaaagtacatcgtccagtactcctgcttctctggtgccgatggcgtctggatctccgtccactctgcgacAATGTCGGCAAGTATCTGGGACTTAATCACTGTCCGAGGGacataggtgatgccctggtccataagtTCGAGCACCCACTTCACAATCCGTCCCGTGGCGTTctgattccggatcacttcaCCGAGGGGAAATGATGACACGaccgtcaccgggtgggaggtgaagtagtggcatagcttcctcttcgtgatgaggactgcgtatatgagcttttggatttgagggtagcgggccttggattcggacaagacctcgctgatgaagtacaccagGCACTGCATCTTGAgggcgtgcccctcctcctcttaCTCCACCACTAGAgctgcgctaaccacctgggtggttgccgtgatgtagagcaggagtggctcTCCGTCGGTCAgtgggaccaggatcggggccttcgtgaAGATgtgcttgagccggtcaagcgcaTCCTGGGCCTCGGTGGTCCACACAAAGCAGTCGGTCTTCTTCAAGAGTCGGTAGAGGGGGAGTCCTCGTTCAccgaggcgtgagatgaagcaGCTCAGGGCCGCGAGGCATCCCGTGACACGTTGTACTCCCTTCAGGTTTCGGATCAACCCCATATCGCTTATGG contains:
- the LOC101767773 gene encoding antifreeze protein Maxi-like, with the translated sequence MASSSVKRGHCGSSRDVHRKIDPCHTLGTGLGKTRVEAALAAPDTAVPDAAVEVGTATPEGVGLTDGPSACVSAPIKVAAATADANARPDPSVGATAPVADAGASVPMATTPFIAATKVGVPTPIVASGAGTSASTAAAASAAAPGADVPASVAAAAFVAAAVGGVPASSAAAVPVVATGADSPSSVATAIPVMAAGATAPISATAVGAACSSSASSSLR